A genomic stretch from Halobellus sp. LT62 includes:
- a CDS encoding MFS transporter produces MGVSEAIRLEATELWDDGKGPLLVTIASGWGILLGVRMVYPVLLPHLRSSFDLSLTVGGLLVTVLWLGAALGQLPGGIIADRYSERRAMVAGTLVVAAAIGLVVTAPTPFVLFAATALVGVGQSLYPIARITILSKIYPDRIGSALGVTMATGDLGQTVFPPIGGAIAAAVAWQLGLGFLIPLLLFAAIALWTVLPAPTSLAGTSLAGTSLEAERSSGGSISLDNARSVISDLHEANLSFVAFILFLYILIWQSFTGLYPTYLVEVKGLSSSLAGLLFSAFFGFGVVVKPLAGVAYDRIGIRKSLLIVLVGPVVGLAALPLIDGFWPLAAITALVSTMLGSGAITQSFLSDAIPDEIQGTGLGVVRTTTATLGAAGPVLLGAIADRGYFDEGYVLLAAVLFGVILLTLRLPDPEGA; encoded by the coding sequence AAGGGACCGCTGCTCGTCACGATCGCGAGCGGATGGGGGATCCTCCTCGGCGTTCGGATGGTCTATCCGGTCCTCCTGCCGCATCTCCGTTCGTCGTTCGATCTCTCGCTCACCGTGGGTGGATTGCTGGTGACAGTCCTCTGGCTGGGTGCGGCACTCGGCCAGCTCCCCGGCGGGATCATCGCCGATCGCTACAGCGAGCGACGCGCGATGGTCGCCGGGACGCTCGTTGTCGCCGCCGCGATCGGTCTGGTCGTCACCGCGCCGACCCCGTTCGTCCTCTTCGCCGCCACGGCGTTGGTCGGCGTCGGACAGTCGCTGTATCCCATCGCGCGGATTACGATCCTCTCGAAGATCTACCCCGATCGAATCGGGAGCGCGTTGGGCGTGACGATGGCGACCGGCGATCTCGGTCAGACCGTGTTCCCGCCGATCGGCGGGGCGATCGCGGCCGCTGTCGCGTGGCAACTCGGCCTCGGGTTTCTCATCCCGCTGCTTTTGTTCGCCGCGATCGCGCTCTGGACGGTCCTGCCCGCGCCGACATCGTTGGCAGGGACATCGTTGGCGGGGACGTCGCTGGAGGCGGAGAGATCGTCCGGAGGCTCGATCTCCCTCGACAACGCGCGATCGGTCATATCGGACCTCCACGAGGCAAACCTCTCGTTCGTCGCGTTCATCCTCTTCCTTTACATTCTGATCTGGCAGTCCTTCACCGGCCTCTACCCCACCTACCTCGTCGAGGTCAAGGGCCTCTCGTCGTCGCTCGCGGGGCTGCTTTTCAGCGCTTTCTTCGGATTCGGCGTCGTCGTCAAGCCGCTGGCCGGTGTCGCCTACGACCGAATCGGTATCCGGAAGTCGCTTCTCATCGTGCTCGTCGGCCCGGTGGTCGGACTCGCTGCGCTTCCGCTCATCGATGGATTCTGGCCGCTCGCGGCGATAACTGCACTCGTGAGCACGATGCTCGGGTCGGGTGCGATCACCCAGTCGTTCCTCTCGGATGCGATCCCCGACGAGATTCAGGGCACGGGTCTCGGCGTCGTTCGGACGACGACGGCGACGCTCGGAGCCGCGGGGCCGGTGCTGTTGGGCGCGATCGCGGACCGCGGGTACTTCGACGAGGGCTACGTGTTGCTGGCGGCGGTGCTCTTCGGCGTGATCTTGCTCACGCTTCGGTTGCCCGACCCCGAGGGGGCGTGA
- a CDS encoding MarR family transcriptional regulator — protein MSTDALREMVERISWFSPVDYEIFLFLETHDILVSPKILAENIGYDRQYVYKRLRVLTEAELLESNDGIYELTDLGRKFLAGDVDEDDLPEP, from the coding sequence ATGTCGACAGATGCTCTCAGAGAAATGGTGGAACGGATATCGTGGTTCTCGCCAGTTGATTACGAGATTTTTCTCTTTTTGGAAACTCACGATATACTGGTGTCGCCAAAGATACTCGCTGAAAATATCGGGTATGACCGACAGTACGTCTACAAGCGTCTCCGGGTATTGACAGAGGCTGAACTTCTCGAAAGCAATGATGGCATCTACGAGCTGACCGACTTGGGTCGAAAGTTCCTCGCGGGCGATGTCGACGAGGACGATCTCCCCGAGCCGTAA
- a CDS encoding DUF7563 family protein, protein MMRLSYEAQPRYCDNCGAYVTSDFRRVYGDGDGVAHRCRDCDTAVRIQQGSAAGRDVRTPDPQENPGRHGNIAGRWSE, encoded by the coding sequence ATGATGCGCCTCTCCTACGAGGCGCAGCCTCGGTACTGCGACAACTGCGGCGCATACGTCACCAGCGACTTCCGCCGCGTCTACGGCGACGGTGACGGTGTCGCACACCGCTGCCGAGACTGTGATACCGCCGTTCGGATTCAGCAGGGATCCGCAGCGGGTCGCGACGTCCGAACGCCCGACCCACAGGAAAATCCGGGTCGTCACGGTAACATCGCCGGTCGGTGGTCCGAATGA
- a CDS encoding SLC13 family permease, with protein MEPISPGVAVVFLVVLAALALFVTEPVPVDVTAIGVMVALLLVQPVSAAAVSVGLLAEPIALFSDYPGDALTGFSSQATLTVLAMFILSEGIQRTGIVQRLGALIAGYTGDSQNRQLGATIGVVAPISGFINNTAAVAILLPMVTDLAERGGTSPSKLLLPLSYASMFGGMLTLIGTSTNILASELSGRLIGRSFTMFEFTQLGIVVSVVGTAYLLTVGKWLTPERIKPRQDLTEEFGMAEYLTEVVVREDSPLVGQQVQRALVETDFDVDLIQLIRGGEVFLEPLGPKEIKAGDVFALRTDRDTLVELLDVEGLDLVPTAVDEAELEAGGSRQNLVEVVVAPGSSLVGESLASARFRQRYNATVLALRRGPELIRRRMDKVSLRVGDTLLVQATADSIERLDANRNFIVAQEIERHDYRESKTPIAVGIVVAVVGLAALDVLPIVVSALAGSLAMVATRCLRPVELYDSVQWDVVFLLAGVIPLGIALESTGGAALLAGLVVAAGDVLPLVGVLGVFYLLTAVLTNVISNNASVVLMIPVAVEAAQSLGANAFAFILAVTFAASTAFMTPVGYQTNLFVYGPGGYRFSDYIRVGGPLQLIFAAVTTVGIAVIWGV; from the coding sequence GTGGAACCGATATCGCCGGGGGTCGCGGTCGTCTTCCTCGTCGTCCTCGCCGCGCTCGCGCTCTTCGTGACCGAGCCGGTGCCGGTCGACGTCACGGCGATCGGCGTGATGGTCGCGCTGCTGCTCGTCCAACCGGTGTCGGCCGCAGCCGTGTCCGTGGGACTGCTCGCAGAGCCGATCGCCCTTTTTTCGGACTACCCCGGAGACGCCCTCACGGGCTTTTCCAGTCAGGCGACGCTGACCGTCCTCGCGATGTTCATCCTGAGCGAGGGGATCCAGCGGACGGGTATCGTCCAGCGCCTCGGCGCGTTGATCGCCGGATACACCGGCGACAGTCAGAACCGACAGCTCGGCGCGACGATCGGCGTCGTCGCACCGATCTCGGGCTTCATCAACAACACCGCCGCAGTGGCGATCCTGCTCCCGATGGTGACCGACCTCGCCGAACGCGGCGGCACGTCGCCCTCGAAACTCCTCCTCCCTCTCTCCTATGCCTCGATGTTCGGCGGGATGCTCACGCTCATCGGAACCTCGACGAACATTCTCGCCTCCGAGCTCTCCGGGCGGCTCATCGGCCGCTCCTTCACGATGTTCGAGTTCACACAGCTCGGCATCGTCGTGAGCGTCGTCGGCACGGCGTACCTGTTGACGGTGGGAAAGTGGTTGACGCCCGAGCGCATCAAGCCCCGACAGGATCTGACAGAGGAGTTCGGGATGGCGGAGTACCTGACGGAGGTCGTCGTCCGCGAGGACTCCCCGCTGGTCGGCCAGCAGGTCCAGCGCGCGCTCGTCGAGACCGACTTCGACGTCGACCTGATTCAGCTCATCCGCGGCGGGGAGGTTTTCCTCGAACCGCTCGGACCGAAGGAGATCAAAGCGGGCGACGTGTTCGCCCTCCGAACCGACCGCGACACGCTGGTCGAACTGCTGGACGTCGAGGGTCTCGACCTCGTCCCTACGGCGGTCGACGAGGCGGAGTTGGAGGCCGGAGGGTCCCGACAGAACCTCGTCGAGGTCGTCGTCGCTCCGGGCTCCTCGCTCGTCGGAGAGTCACTCGCGTCCGCGAGGTTTCGGCAGCGGTACAACGCGACCGTACTCGCGCTGCGTCGCGGGCCGGAGCTCATCCGGCGACGGATGGACAAGGTCTCACTGCGCGTCGGCGACACGCTGCTCGTGCAGGCGACCGCCGACAGCATCGAGCGCCTCGACGCCAACCGCAATTTCATCGTGGCACAGGAGATCGAACGGCACGACTACCGGGAGTCGAAGACGCCAATCGCCGTGGGAATCGTCGTCGCCGTCGTCGGTCTCGCGGCGCTGGACGTACTGCCGATCGTCGTCTCCGCGCTCGCCGGGTCGCTCGCGATGGTCGCGACGCGCTGTCTCCGTCCCGTCGAACTCTACGACTCCGTCCAGTGGGACGTCGTGTTCCTCCTCGCCGGGGTGATCCCGCTCGGGATCGCCCTCGAATCGACGGGCGGCGCGGCCCTTTTGGCCGGCCTCGTCGTCGCCGCGGGCGACGTCCTCCCGCTGGTTGGCGTTCTCGGGGTGTTCTACCTCCTCACCGCCGTCCTGACGAACGTCATCTCGAACAACGCGAGCGTCGTGTTGATGATCCCCGTCGCCGTCGAGGCCGCCCAGTCCCTCGGCGCGAACGCCTTCGCGTTCATCCTCGCGGTCACCTTCGCGGCGTCGACGGCGTTTATGACGCCGGTCGGCTACCAGACGAACCTCTTCGTCTACGGTCCCGGCGGCTACCGCTTCAGCGACTACATCCGCGTCGGCGGCCCGCTGCAGTTGATCTTCGCCGCGGTGACGACCGTCGGCATTGCGGTCATCTGGGGCGTATGA
- a CDS encoding DEAD/DEAH box helicase yields MSQQVGRVDTLFLHETGEDFLAVVERDGERVVRAVLELQETDAGPRPAKFRIKRSSSEEPRDPSQFVELARRASRIRISQQTSKAKRRELQEMLDGYQLEALVVRTCRYCASDGRYSPITDDTAIKADREYICPDCAKRELERELDFSSSGRLTGAAQDRLEDLLLETQDLDRISNLLAGGLDPDLTKFDTVSATTDDVDLVETSTLDLHPELQRRVEDRFDTLLPVQSLSVENGLFDPRDQLVVSATATGKTLVGELAGIDRALKGDGKLLFLVPLVALANQKHEDFEERYGDVLDVTIRVGASRINDDGNRFNPNADVVVGTYEGIDHALRTGKDLGDIGTVVIDEVHTLKEEERGHRLDGLISRLKYYNEERASRRDSYGGAQYVYLSATVGNPETLAKRLRATLIEFEERPVPIERHVTFADGREKPDIINKLVRREFDSKSSKGYRGQTIVFTNSRRRCHEISRKLEYAAAPYHAGLDYGRRKRVERQFGEQDLAAVVTTAALAAGVDFPASQVIFDSLAMGIEWLSVQEFEQMLGRAGRPDYHDEGKVYLLVEPDCVYHNSMEMTEDEVAFTLLKGEMEDVLTRYDETAAAEETLANIVVAGKRAKRLNDQMIGEVPTKHALGKLLQWAFIDGFEPTPLGRAVCRHFLSPKDAFRILDCIRSGTDPYDLVAEMELQDEF; encoded by the coding sequence GTGTCTCAACAGGTCGGCCGCGTCGACACGCTCTTCTTGCACGAGACCGGCGAGGACTTCCTCGCCGTTGTCGAGCGAGACGGCGAGCGGGTTGTTCGGGCGGTGCTCGAACTGCAGGAGACCGACGCCGGCCCCCGCCCCGCGAAGTTCCGCATCAAGCGCAGCTCCTCCGAGGAGCCGCGCGACCCGAGTCAGTTCGTCGAACTGGCCCGTCGCGCGTCCCGTATTCGGATCTCCCAGCAGACCTCGAAAGCGAAACGACGGGAGCTTCAGGAGATGCTCGACGGCTACCAGCTGGAGGCGCTCGTCGTGCGGACGTGTCGCTACTGCGCCTCCGACGGCCGCTACTCGCCGATCACCGACGACACCGCGATCAAAGCGGATCGGGAATACATCTGCCCCGACTGCGCGAAGCGGGAACTCGAACGCGAACTCGACTTCTCCTCATCGGGACGTCTCACGGGTGCCGCCCAAGATCGGCTCGAAGACCTGCTGCTCGAAACGCAGGATCTGGATCGCATCTCGAACCTCTTGGCGGGCGGACTCGACCCCGACCTCACCAAGTTCGACACCGTCAGTGCGACGACCGACGACGTCGACCTCGTGGAGACGTCGACGCTGGATCTTCACCCCGAACTGCAGCGGCGCGTCGAGGACCGCTTCGACACGCTCCTTCCGGTCCAGTCGCTGTCCGTCGAGAACGGCCTCTTCGATCCCCGCGATCAACTCGTCGTGAGCGCGACCGCGACCGGGAAGACGCTCGTCGGCGAACTCGCCGGAATCGATAGAGCGCTGAAAGGCGACGGGAAGTTGCTCTTTCTCGTCCCGCTCGTCGCGCTCGCGAACCAGAAGCACGAGGACTTCGAGGAGCGCTACGGCGACGTCCTCGACGTGACGATCCGCGTGGGTGCCTCGCGGATCAACGACGACGGCAACCGCTTCAACCCGAACGCCGACGTCGTCGTCGGCACCTACGAGGGTATCGACCACGCCCTGCGGACCGGAAAGGACCTCGGAGACATCGGGACTGTCGTCATCGACGAGGTGCACACGCTCAAAGAAGAGGAGCGCGGGCACCGACTCGACGGACTCATCAGCCGCCTGAAATACTACAACGAGGAGCGGGCGAGTCGGCGAGACAGCTACGGTGGTGCGCAGTACGTCTACCTCTCGGCGACCGTCGGCAACCCTGAGACGTTGGCGAAGCGGCTCCGTGCAACGCTCATCGAGTTCGAGGAGCGTCCGGTACCGATCGAGCGCCACGTCACCTTCGCCGACGGGCGGGAGAAGCCCGACATCATCAACAAGCTCGTGCGCCGCGAGTTCGACTCGAAGTCCTCGAAGGGCTACCGCGGGCAGACGATCGTCTTCACCAACTCGCGACGGCGGTGTCACGAGATCTCCAGAAAGCTGGAGTACGCGGCCGCGCCGTATCACGCGGGCCTAGACTACGGCCGTCGCAAGCGCGTCGAGCGGCAGTTCGGCGAGCAGGACCTCGCCGCGGTCGTGACGACCGCCGCGCTCGCCGCCGGGGTCGACTTCCCCGCCTCGCAGGTGATCTTCGACTCGCTGGCGATGGGCATCGAGTGGCTCTCCGTCCAAGAGTTCGAGCAGATGCTCGGGCGAGCGGGACGGCCCGACTACCACGACGAGGGGAAGGTGTACTTGCTGGTCGAACCCGACTGCGTCTACCACAACTCGATGGAGATGACCGAAGACGAGGTCGCGTTCACGCTCCTGAAAGGCGAGATGGAGGACGTGTTGACCCGCTACGACGAGACCGCCGCCGCCGAGGAGACCCTCGCGAATATCGTCGTCGCGGGCAAGCGGGCAAAGCGATTGAACGACCAGATGATCGGCGAGGTGCCGACGAAGCACGCGCTCGGAAAGCTGCTCCAATGGGCGTTCATCGACGGCTTCGAGCCGACTCCCCTCGGGAGAGCAGTCTGTCGACACTTTCTCTCGCCGAAAGACGCGTTCCGGATTCTCGACTGCATCCGGTCGGGGACCGACCCCTACGACCTCGTCGCCGAGATGGAACTGCAAGACGAGTTCTGA
- a CDS encoding CBS domain-containing protein produces MRGIRIGSAFGIPIKLDLTFLLVLPLFAWLIGSDVGQLAVVVNDLFGSAIDAEPLTAGSMQWVLGAAAAIGLFICVLLHEFGHSLVAMRYGYEIESITLWLFGGVASFTEMPEDWRQELWIAIAGPFVSVALGVLSYLVFLVLPTTLDPVKFVVGYLALTNIVLAVFNMLPGFPMDGGRVLRALLARTRPHARATQIAAEVGKVFAFLLGIFGLFANLFLVALAFFIYIGASSEAQQTVMKAAFQDVTVRDVMTPRAELDVVSEDASVAELLERMFTERHTGYPVMRDGRLVGMVTLGDARSVKEVERDAYRVEDVMSREVATISPDADAMTAIEQMQRNDVGRLPVVDDAGEVVGLISRSDLVTAFNIIQSRGALSALSASDRSSLPNPR; encoded by the coding sequence ATGCGCGGAATCCGTATCGGTAGCGCGTTCGGTATCCCGATCAAGTTGGATCTCACGTTCTTGCTCGTACTTCCGCTATTCGCGTGGCTCATCGGCAGCGACGTCGGCCAGCTCGCGGTCGTCGTCAACGACCTGTTCGGCTCCGCGATCGACGCCGAGCCGCTTACCGCGGGGTCGATGCAGTGGGTGCTGGGCGCGGCCGCGGCGATCGGACTGTTCATCTGTGTCCTGCTCCACGAGTTCGGTCACTCGCTGGTCGCGATGCGCTACGGCTACGAGATCGAGTCGATCACCCTGTGGCTCTTCGGCGGCGTCGCCAGCTTCACCGAGATGCCCGAAGACTGGCGACAGGAGCTGTGGATCGCCATCGCCGGGCCGTTCGTCAGCGTCGCGCTCGGCGTTCTCTCGTACCTCGTGTTTCTGGTGTTACCCACCACCCTCGATCCCGTGAAGTTCGTCGTCGGCTATCTCGCGCTGACGAACATCGTGCTCGCGGTGTTCAATATGCTGCCCGGGTTCCCGATGGACGGCGGGCGGGTCCTCAGGGCCCTCCTCGCGCGTACGCGACCGCACGCGAGGGCGACCCAGATCGCCGCAGAGGTCGGGAAGGTGTTCGCCTTCCTGCTCGGGATCTTCGGGCTCTTCGCCAACCTGTTTCTGGTGGCGCTCGCCTTCTTCATCTACATCGGCGCGTCCTCGGAGGCCCAACAGACGGTGATGAAAGCGGCGTTCCAAGACGTGACAGTCCGCGACGTGATGACCCCGCGAGCGGAACTGGACGTCGTGAGCGAGGACGCGAGCGTCGCCGAACTGCTCGAACGGATGTTCACCGAGCGGCACACCGGCTATCCGGTCATGCGCGACGGTCGACTCGTCGGGATGGTCACGCTCGGCGACGCACGTTCGGTCAAGGAAGTCGAACGCGACGCTTACCGCGTCGAGGACGTGATGTCTCGCGAGGTCGCCACAATATCTCCCGACGCGGACGCGATGACGGCCATCGAACAGATGCAGCGCAACGACGTGGGGCGGCTCCCCGTCGTCGACGACGCCGGCGAGGTCGTCGGGCTCATCTCCCGCTCGGATCTCGTCACCGCGTTCAACATCATCCAGTCCCGCGGCGCGCTCTCGGCGCTCTCGGCGAGCGACCGATCGAGCCTCCCGAACCCACGGTGA
- a CDS encoding competence/damage-inducible protein A, protein MNAAIVTVGNELLAGDIENTNATWLSERLTARGVDVARVIVVPDDESVVAETVRAWSERFDAVIVTGGLGGTPDDVTMEAIAEGLDRELVVDPVAEADVQETLDRIFAENPDLDFELRAEWYASMPAGASPIPNSEGLAPGCVAENVYVLPGIPEEMRAVFENVAGEFDGTVATRTLYSPEPEGALAEHLGEITERFGVRVGSYPNREASETRIKFTGDDESVLEEATTWLRESSDISLTDTGGER, encoded by the coding sequence ATGAACGCCGCTATCGTCACCGTCGGCAACGAGCTTCTCGCAGGCGACATCGAGAACACGAACGCGACGTGGCTCTCCGAGCGGCTCACCGCCCGCGGCGTCGACGTCGCGCGCGTCATCGTCGTTCCCGACGACGAGTCGGTCGTCGCCGAGACGGTCCGTGCGTGGAGCGAGCGCTTCGACGCCGTGATCGTGACCGGCGGCCTCGGCGGGACGCCGGACGACGTGACGATGGAAGCCATCGCGGAGGGCCTCGACCGCGAGTTGGTCGTCGATCCCGTCGCCGAGGCCGACGTGCAGGAGACGCTCGATCGCATCTTCGCAGAGAATCCCGACCTCGACTTCGAGCTGCGCGCGGAGTGGTACGCGTCGATGCCCGCGGGCGCGTCCCCGATCCCGAACTCCGAGGGGCTCGCCCCCGGCTGCGTCGCCGAGAACGTGTACGTCCTCCCGGGTATTCCCGAGGAGATGCGGGCCGTCTTCGAGAACGTCGCCGGCGAGTTCGACGGGACCGTGGCGACGCGGACGCTGTACTCCCCCGAACCGGAGGGTGCGCTCGCCGAACACCTCGGCGAGATCACAGAGCGGTTCGGCGTCCGCGTCGGCAGCTATCCGAACCGCGAGGCGAGCGAGACGCGCATCAAATTCACCGGCGATGACGAGTCGGTGTTGGAGGAGGCGACGACGTGGCTGCGCGAGAGCAGCGATATTTCACTCACGGACACCGGCGGGGAGCGGTAG
- a CDS encoding type IV pilin N-terminal domain-containing protein, translating to MRLKELFTDDSAVSPVIGVILMVAITVILAAVIGAFVLNLGQGIQQTAPQASFGFDYDTTDDGNVTVTHETGDSIPANQVNVTGFGNNSTQEWPGSDSVSAGASATFDNDQDWNGETIRVVWESENGENSATLSESTAPTE from the coding sequence ATGAGACTCAAAGAACTATTCACGGACGATTCGGCCGTTTCGCCGGTTATCGGGGTCATTCTGATGGTCGCGATTACAGTCATCCTCGCCGCCGTCATCGGCGCATTCGTGCTGAATCTCGGTCAAGGGATCCAGCAGACTGCTCCGCAAGCGAGTTTCGGGTTCGACTATGACACGACGGATGACGGGAACGTCACTGTGACGCACGAAACGGGTGACTCGATTCCCGCGAATCAGGTGAACGTCACTGGCTTCGGTAACAATTCAACGCAAGAGTGGCCCGGAAGCGATTCGGTCTCGGCGGGAGCAAGCGCCACGTTTGATAACGACCAAGACTGGAACGGCGAAACCATCCGCGTCGTCTGGGAGTCCGAGAACGGCGAGAACTCCGCGACACTGAGCGAATCCACCGCACCGACCGAATAA